TTGTGCCATCTTTATCCTCATGCCTGGCATATTTTTAGACTTTACCGCAGAAGGCGATAAACAAAATTTCGGCGGAGATCCACGCTTTTTAACTGCCATTGCAAACGATCGTGAATCGTTGGTACGAGTAGATGCTTTTAGGTCATTGGTGTTTATAAGTTTGGCTTTTGGTGTATTATGGCTGTTTATGAAAGGCAGCTTGAAAAAGCAAATAGTTCCCTATATATTAGCTGGGGTGTTTTTTATAGATTTATTTATGGTGGATTGGCGTTACATGAATCATAAAGAATTTGTTCCCAAGAAAAAAGAAAGTGCCGATGATTTTGTAAAATCACAAGCCGATGAAGTATTAATCGCAGAAAGATTGAAGGGGAAACATTTTAGGGTTCTCGATTTTAGAGAGTCGCCCTTTAACGATGCCAAGTCATCTTTCTACCATCATAATATTGGAGGTTACCATGGTGCGAAACTCCGTCGCTACCAAGAGCTGAAGGATTATTCGATGAATGCACAATGGGATGTTTTTAATAACTTTCCGAACCCAGATGATGCTTTTGAAGTGAATACCACCTTGAACATGCTTAATTGCAAATACTTAATTACTAAAAGCCCAGAGCCAGTAAATAATAAATACGCATTGGGAAATGCTTGGTTTGTAAATAAAGTTGAATGGGCCAAAAACCCAGATGATGAAATCAATAAAATCGGTCGTGTTTTTGAAGTAACACCCATTATTAAAGACTCTGCTATTAGGGTAAATGGAAAACCGCTTCAAGGCACGACAATATATAGTAGTGATGATATCACATTTGGCTCCGCTCATTTCTCGGCATTTGCAATACCTAAAGGAAAAACAGAATTTGATTTGCAATTGGTGTCTAGATCTGGTATGAACCAAGAAGGACAACCAACTCCTCCGCAGACGGTAATTAGCTATGATGATTCAGCAGCAAAGTCTGTAGCTCATTTAAAACTTATACATAATTTCGACCCAAAAAACATGGCAGTGGTTGATGAACGTTTTAAAGATGTAGTTGGTGCGATAATACCAGCCACAGATTCAGCAAACAGCATCAAATTATTATCATACGCACCCGATAAATTAATATATGAAAGCAATAATTCTACAGAGCAATTGGCGATATTCTCCGAAGTATATTATAGTGAAGGATGGAAAGCTACAATCGATGGAAAAGATGCTCCTATTTTTAGGGCAAACTATATACTACGCGGATTAAAAATTCCTGGCGGAGGCAAACATAAAATCGAATTTGTTTTCGATCCCCAAACATGGAAAACAGGCGAACAAATAGCAATGGTTTCTTCATTCTCATTGCTAGCAGGGTTGCTTGCTGCGGTGGGATTGATGTTTAGGAAGAGGAAAAAGAATATATAAGTACGATTTTTGATTTACGATTGAAGAAGGTTATCACCATTTCTCAACCCGCAAACTCATATTGTTTTCAGTAGTGTGAATACTGATATTATATATTCCTTTTGCTAAATAGTTTAGGTCGAGTGTCTGTTTTGTTGAGGTATACAATACTTGAGAATGCACTATTCGTCGCGTAAGTTCATATACAAAATTTGTGCATTAGGGAGCCCGTCACCTTCTATATTATATATTCCATTTGAAGGATTGGGATATAGATTTATCGATATTTGTTTGTGCAATTTTATAGATATATCATTGATAGGGGTATATTCGACATTGCCATTCTCTTCTATTTGTTTGAGGCGGTAGAAGACTCTGCTAGTGTAGTTTATTAGCTCCACTTGGAAGGAGTCATTTTGGGTTTTCTTCGAATATATAATACCAATTCTTAAACTATAATAGTTCTTCGCCTGTGGCAGCTTTAGTTTTTAGAATGGTAATGCCGAACTACATCCCGAAAGCATTCGGGATTAGTCCATTTCTTTTGGACTATTAAATATTGAGTGTCGGTATAATATAGCAACTGAACATAAAAAAATCCCGCTTTTTATCACGGGATTTATGGAGAATATCGGATCCCGCTAACTAGCGGGAGATGACCGTTTCCCCGCAAGCTTGCGGGGCATGCAACATTCTAGTCCTTTATATTTTTTGTTTTTATCAGCCAGGCAATATGGTTCCGGCTCTTTTTCTTTTTTATTTCTCTTTCACGTTTTGAAGCGGCTTCTCTGCTCTCAAATAGTTCCTCGTATACCAAAACCCTGTCCTGTGCTTTGGCGGTAAATGTGGATACTCCGGAATTGTGCTGAATGAGCCTCTGCTCTATATTTTCGGTATAGCCAATATAATACCTATCAAGTTTCTTAGAATATATAATATAGCAACTGAACATAAAAAAATCCCGCTTTTTATCACGGGATTTGTGGAGAATATCGGAGTCGAACCGATGACCTTTTGCATGCCATGCAAACGCTCTAGCCAACTGAGCTAATCCCCCAAAAGGAGTGCAAATGTATAACCGTACTGTAAACTGTGCAACTATTTTTTTGTGGCCAAGGCAAATACTGCGTCTGCTGCTTTCTTTGAAGCCCCTCCATTGCCGAGCATTCCTTTCAAATCTAGGTAATCTTCCAACATTTCTTCTCGCGTTTCTGATAATATATCTTGAAGTTCGTCGGATAAGGTCTCGACAGTAAAACCATCTTGAATAAGTTCGCTCACACAGGGCTTGTCCAAAATTAAATTGACCAAAGATATATATTTTACTTTCACCAAGCGGCGACCAATTTGATAACTGAACCAACTTCCTTTATAACAAACCACTTGGGGCACATTAAAAAGTGCGGTCTCCAATGTTGCAGTACCCGAGGTAACACAGGCTGCGTACGAATGCTTGAGCAATTGGTAAGTTTGCCCACTCACTATTTTTATATTGGGATAGTTATATATTATCTCTTGATAAAAATCTAACGTCTGTCCCGGGGCTGCGGCAATAACAAACTGATAACCCTCAAAGTTTTTGGTTGTTTCACACATCACAGGTAACATTTTCAATATTTCCTGTTTGCGACTACCTGGCAGTAAAGCTATAATAGGTGTTTGCGGGTCGAGTTTGTTTTGTATGTAGAAATTGGTATTTATTTCAAATGTTGAAACTGCATCTAATAATGGGTGTCCCGTAAAGATGGCGGGGCATTGGTGCTTGGCAAAAAAGTCAACTTCAAAAGGTAATATAACCAATAATGTGTCTATATACTTTTTAATAATCTCAACTCTGCCTTCTTTCCAGGCCCATACTTGTGGAGCTATATAATATAATGTTTTAAAACCTTTTTGTTTTGCAAATTTGGACAAACGCAAATTGAATCCTGGATAATCAATAAACACCACTACATCGGGATTGAACTGTATGATATCTTTTTTGCAAAAACGAATATTGTTTAATATAGTTCCAATATTTGCAATCACCTCCTTAAAACCCATAAAAGCTAATTCCTTATAATGCTTTACCACTTTAGCTCCGGCGGCCTCCATCATATCGCCGCCCCAGCAACGGATATTGGCAGCAGGGTCTAGCTTCATCAATTCTTTAATGAGGTTGGCTCCGTGAAGGTCGCCCGATGCTTCTCCTGATATGATATAGTATTTCAAGTAAACAGTATAAAGTATAAAGATAAGATACTATAATATGGTATGTAGATATTCTGCATTTATTGATTAAATTTAAATCTAACTATATATACAATCGCCCAAAAAATAGTAACTATTACTATACCCCTAACTGATTTATATAAGTGTCGATTTATATAATAATAAAACACCACCAAATTGGTACCAATGCATATAATACCACTGAACTCCTCACTAAGTTTTAATCCATAATCAGCAAGTAAACTAAGCACCGCAAAGCATACAACTGGAAACACAATACCATACATAATACCTACTAAGTCGTTATCTTTATTGATGAGTAAATTCATTGTACTATTATAAGTTCATGTTTTTTAATACCTCCAAAGCATCGTAATCTGTCATGTCAAATTTAATGGGTACCACAGAAACATAGCCATCGTTCAATGCTGCCTGGTCGGTATCATGGCTTTCTTCAAGTAAAATAAATTTGCCGGTAAGCCAATAATATTTTCTTCCGCTCGGGTCTATTCGTTCATCAAAGTCTTCAGCCCATTTTGCCCGTGCTTGCCGACATATTTTTATCCCTTTTATTTCTTCCTTATTTAATTTGGGAATGTTCACATTTAATGTAACGTATTTAGGTAGTTTATATTGTATCACCTTTTCAACTATGCGGGTAATATAATGCTTGGCCGGTTCAAAATCTGCATCATAACTATAATCTAATAATGAAAAACCAATAGAAGGGATTCCTTCAATCGCAGCTTCTACCGCTGCCGACATGGTTCCCGAATATATAACATTTATACTGCTATTGCTTCCATGATTGATACCCGACAAAACCAAATCGGGGAGGCGTGGCAATATTTTATCGTGTGCCAGTTTTACACAATCTACCGGTGTGCCACTACATTGATAGCCTTCAATATCTCCGAATATGTGGCTACGGTCTACCCTCAACGGCTTGTTGATGGTGATTGCATGCCCCATGGCCGATTGCGGACTGTCGGGAGCTAAAACGACAATGTTTCCCAAATGTTTTACACTCTCTACCAATGCCATTATTCCGGGAGCCGCGATACCATCGTCGTTGGTAATGAGTATTAGGGGTTTATCTTTTTGCATGAAGGTGCAAAATTAAGCACTTACCGAACATATATAATCTTCAAAATATGGGCGGGAAAATCTCTCTTCAAAACAAAATAGTTTTTATTCTGGTTATTATGTTTTGAAATAAAACTAACTTTGCCCCAACCAATACCATTATTTATAAAATATGAGTTTAATTAATCCAGAAATTTTTGATCAAGAAAAAATGGCCCAATTGAAAAGTGATTTCAATTCCGCCAAACCATACCGACATTTGGTTATTGATGGTTTTTTGAATAAGGAAAATGCAGATTATATGTATTCAAACTTCCCTGCTTATGATTTATTTAACAAGAAGTATAAAGGCTTAAATGAATTCAAGGCGGAGGGTTCAAACTTTCAGGATTTTGATTTGGTCTTTGCACAAATGCGTGATGAAATAGCCAGCGAATATTTTTGTAAGTGGTTGAGCACTGTTACTGGTATTGAAAATTTATATTCGGTGCCTGATGCTTTGGGTGCAGGTCTCCACCAAGGCGGCAATGGTAGTTTTCTAGATATACATATTGATTTCAATATACATGTGGAGCAGAACATCCATCGCCGTATTAACCTTTTAGTGTTCTTTAATAAAGATTGGAAAGATGAATATGGTGGTGGTACCGAAATGTGGAATGCCGACATGACCAAACTTGAAAAAGTGGTTCTTCCCAATTTTAACCGCTGTGTAATATTTGAAACAAACGAAATTAGCTACCATGGTTACGATAAAATTAAAATACCTGAGAACATAAGCCGCAAATCGTTCTATTCATATTTCTACACTACCCTAAGGGCCGATGCAAGCAAATACCACGATACCGTTTTTAAACCTCGCCCTACCGATAGTGGTATGAAGAAGGCAT
This window of the Bacteroidota bacterium genome carries:
- a CDS encoding YfhO family protein, yielding MKLDWKKITPHLIALGIFLLVTVVYFWPEFQGKALNQHDTMQWRGSYEETLETIQKTGHQPLWTNSMFSGMPTYQIGAQSEHNYSYYINQILRLGMPHPAGDLFLLCLGFYILMLTFGMNSWLAFAGAIAYAFSSYNFINIQAGHGTKVLAVAVAPFLLAGINLGFRGKYLWAAVLTALGLAAELFANHVQITYYTGILILFWGIAEFIVAYREKRLPTLFKGMLWCGIGAAVAIGMNITNLMVTNEYGKETIRGKSELTKNVGGVATDGLDIDYATQWSNGKLEPMTALISDVYGGGSSRVLSKSAEIYKLTGDKSQKMPAYFGPQPMTSGPIYFGAAIVFLFTLGMFVVKTPVKWALFAVSIFAFLLSMGKNFMGLTELMFDYFPLYNKFRAVTMTMVIAQMAFPILAMLAVKEVLEGKIDKARLRKALIYSVSIIGGICAIFILMPGIFLDFTAEGDKQNFGGDPRFLTAIANDRESLVRVDAFRSLVFISLAFGVLWLFMKGSLKKQIVPYILAGVFFIDLFMVDWRYMNHKEFVPKKKESADDFVKSQADEVLIAERLKGKHFRVLDFRESPFNDAKSSFYHHNIGGYHGAKLRRYQELKDYSMNAQWDVFNNFPNPDDAFEVNTTLNMLNCKYLITKSPEPVNNKYALGNAWFVNKVEWAKNPDDEINKIGRVFEVTPIIKDSAIRVNGKPLQGTTIYSSDDITFGSAHFSAFAIPKGKTEFDLQLVSRSGMNQEGQPTPPQTVISYDDSAAKSVAHLKLIHNFDPKNMAVVDERFKDVVGAIIPATDSANSIKLLSYAPDKLIYESNNSTEQLAIFSEVYYSEGWKATIDGKDAPIFRANYILRGLKIPGGGKHKIEFVFDPQTWKTGEQIAMVSSFSLLAGLLAAVGLMFRKRKKNI
- a CDS encoding GIY-YIG nuclease family protein, translated to MFSCYIIYSKKLDRYYIGYTENIEQRLIQHNSGVSTFTAKAQDRVLVYEELFESREAASKREREIKKKKSRNHIAWLIKTKNIKD
- the lpxB gene encoding lipid-A-disaccharide synthase, which translates into the protein MKYYIISGEASGDLHGANLIKELMKLDPAANIRCWGGDMMEAAGAKVVKHYKELAFMGFKEVIANIGTILNNIRFCKKDIIQFNPDVVVFIDYPGFNLRLSKFAKQKGFKTLYYIAPQVWAWKEGRVEIIKKYIDTLLVILPFEVDFFAKHQCPAIFTGHPLLDAVSTFEINTNFYIQNKLDPQTPIIALLPGSRKQEILKMLPVMCETTKNFEGYQFVIAAAPGQTLDFYQEIIYNYPNIKIVSGQTYQLLKHSYAACVTSGTATLETALFNVPQVVCYKGSWFSYQIGRRLVKVKYISLVNLILDKPCVSELIQDGFTVETLSDELQDILSETREEMLEDYLDLKGMLGNGGASKKAADAVFALATKK
- the surE gene encoding 5'/3'-nucleotidase SurE, with translation MQKDKPLILITNDDGIAAPGIMALVESVKHLGNIVVLAPDSPQSAMGHAITINKPLRVDRSHIFGDIEGYQCSGTPVDCVKLAHDKILPRLPDLVLSGINHGSNSSINVIYSGTMSAAVEAAIEGIPSIGFSLLDYSYDADFEPAKHYITRIVEKVIQYKLPKYVTLNVNIPKLNKEEIKGIKICRQARAKWAEDFDERIDPSGRKYYWLTGKFILLEESHDTDQAALNDGYVSVVPIKFDMTDYDALEVLKNMNL
- a CDS encoding 2OG-Fe(II) oxygenase codes for the protein MSLINPEIFDQEKMAQLKSDFNSAKPYRHLVIDGFLNKENADYMYSNFPAYDLFNKKYKGLNEFKAEGSNFQDFDLVFAQMRDEIASEYFCKWLSTVTGIENLYSVPDALGAGLHQGGNGSFLDIHIDFNIHVEQNIHRRINLLVFFNKDWKDEYGGGTEMWNADMTKLEKVVLPNFNRCVIFETNEISYHGYDKIKIPENISRKSFYSYFYTTLRADASKYHDTVFKPRPTDSGMKKALTPVKEAAKNTVKSVLKKLGITFK